In Carya illinoinensis cultivar Pawnee chromosome 9, C.illinoinensisPawnee_v1, whole genome shotgun sequence, the following are encoded in one genomic region:
- the LOC122277621 gene encoding uncharacterized protein LOC122277621 isoform X1: MADNPKLVVCGLEENMGRQEISVSDHINGFQYSADKSDSFVIDMESLSHGGANKEITANPRITLQRSLSRKGSQRVGEKKIIPMTTAAAADRDPALATSSPRAAAMVGSSTAEKSMAVGTIDNPSSPQLHHQITITTGININTPTESRCISRRNSFRRSPWVLDPKKILFLFATLSSMGTILLIYFTLSIAKLDAKEDGLDWQH; the protein is encoded by the exons ATGGCGGACAATCCAAAGTTG GTGGTCTGTGGCCTAGAAGAGAATATGGGTAGGCAGGAAATCTCGGTTTCCGATCATATAAACGGATTTCAGTACTCGGCCGATAAATCCGATAGCTTTGTTATTGACATGGAGAGCTTATCTCATGGCGGCGCTAATAAAGAAATTACTGCAAATCCAAGAATTACT TTGCAGAGAAGCCTTTCGAGAAAAGGATCTCAGCGTGTTGGCGAGAAAAAGATAATTCCTATGACGACTGCCGCTGCTGCTGATAGAGATCCTGCTCTTGCTACATCCTCACCCAGAG CAGCTGCTATGGTAGGGTCTAGCACGGCTGAAAAGTCCATGGCAGTAGGGACCATTGATAATCCTAGCAGCCCACAACTTCATCATCAGATTACTATCACCACCGGCATCAACATCAACACTCCCACCGAAAGCAGATGCATTTCTAGAAGAAATAGTTTCAGGCGCTCTCCATGGGTCCTTGATCCTAAGAAGATTCTTTTCCTCTTTGCCACCTT GTCAAGCATGGGAACAATCTTATTGATATACTTTACCCTATCAATTGCCAAGCTCGATGCAAAAGAAGATGGTCTGGATTGGCAGCACTGA
- the LOC122277621 gene encoding uncharacterized protein LOC122277621 isoform X2 yields MADNPKLVVCGLEENMGRQEISVSDHINGFQYSADKSDSFVIDMESLSHGGANKEITANPRITLQRSLSRKGSQRVGEKKIIPMTTAAAADRDPALATSSPRAAMVGSSTAEKSMAVGTIDNPSSPQLHHQITITTGININTPTESRCISRRNSFRRSPWVLDPKKILFLFATLSSMGTILLIYFTLSIAKLDAKEDGLDWQH; encoded by the exons ATGGCGGACAATCCAAAGTTG GTGGTCTGTGGCCTAGAAGAGAATATGGGTAGGCAGGAAATCTCGGTTTCCGATCATATAAACGGATTTCAGTACTCGGCCGATAAATCCGATAGCTTTGTTATTGACATGGAGAGCTTATCTCATGGCGGCGCTAATAAAGAAATTACTGCAAATCCAAGAATTACT TTGCAGAGAAGCCTTTCGAGAAAAGGATCTCAGCGTGTTGGCGAGAAAAAGATAATTCCTATGACGACTGCCGCTGCTGCTGATAGAGATCCTGCTCTTGCTACATCCTCACCCAGAG CTGCTATGGTAGGGTCTAGCACGGCTGAAAAGTCCATGGCAGTAGGGACCATTGATAATCCTAGCAGCCCACAACTTCATCATCAGATTACTATCACCACCGGCATCAACATCAACACTCCCACCGAAAGCAGATGCATTTCTAGAAGAAATAGTTTCAGGCGCTCTCCATGGGTCCTTGATCCTAAGAAGATTCTTTTCCTCTTTGCCACCTT GTCAAGCATGGGAACAATCTTATTGATATACTTTACCCTATCAATTGCCAAGCTCGATGCAAAAGAAGATGGTCTGGATTGGCAGCACTGA
- the LOC122277621 gene encoding uncharacterized protein LOC122277621 isoform X3 encodes MADNPKLVVCGLEENMGRQEISVSDHINGFQYSADKSDSFVIDMESLSHGGANKEITANPRITLQRSLSRKGSQRVGEKKIIPMTTAAAADRDPALATSSPRGSSTAEKSMAVGTIDNPSSPQLHHQITITTGININTPTESRCISRRNSFRRSPWVLDPKKILFLFATLSSMGTILLIYFTLSIAKLDAKEDGLDWQH; translated from the exons ATGGCGGACAATCCAAAGTTG GTGGTCTGTGGCCTAGAAGAGAATATGGGTAGGCAGGAAATCTCGGTTTCCGATCATATAAACGGATTTCAGTACTCGGCCGATAAATCCGATAGCTTTGTTATTGACATGGAGAGCTTATCTCATGGCGGCGCTAATAAAGAAATTACTGCAAATCCAAGAATTACT TTGCAGAGAAGCCTTTCGAGAAAAGGATCTCAGCGTGTTGGCGAGAAAAAGATAATTCCTATGACGACTGCCGCTGCTGCTGATAGAGATCCTGCTCTTGCTACATCCTCACCCAGAG GGTCTAGCACGGCTGAAAAGTCCATGGCAGTAGGGACCATTGATAATCCTAGCAGCCCACAACTTCATCATCAGATTACTATCACCACCGGCATCAACATCAACACTCCCACCGAAAGCAGATGCATTTCTAGAAGAAATAGTTTCAGGCGCTCTCCATGGGTCCTTGATCCTAAGAAGATTCTTTTCCTCTTTGCCACCTT GTCAAGCATGGGAACAATCTTATTGATATACTTTACCCTATCAATTGCCAAGCTCGATGCAAAAGAAGATGGTCTGGATTGGCAGCACTGA
- the LOC122277621 gene encoding uncharacterized protein LOC122277621 isoform X4: protein MGRQEISVSDHINGFQYSADKSDSFVIDMESLSHGGANKEITANPRITLQRSLSRKGSQRVGEKKIIPMTTAAAADRDPALATSSPRAAAMVGSSTAEKSMAVGTIDNPSSPQLHHQITITTGININTPTESRCISRRNSFRRSPWVLDPKKILFLFATLSSMGTILLIYFTLSIAKLDAKEDGLDWQH from the exons ATGGGTAGGCAGGAAATCTCGGTTTCCGATCATATAAACGGATTTCAGTACTCGGCCGATAAATCCGATAGCTTTGTTATTGACATGGAGAGCTTATCTCATGGCGGCGCTAATAAAGAAATTACTGCAAATCCAAGAATTACT TTGCAGAGAAGCCTTTCGAGAAAAGGATCTCAGCGTGTTGGCGAGAAAAAGATAATTCCTATGACGACTGCCGCTGCTGCTGATAGAGATCCTGCTCTTGCTACATCCTCACCCAGAG CAGCTGCTATGGTAGGGTCTAGCACGGCTGAAAAGTCCATGGCAGTAGGGACCATTGATAATCCTAGCAGCCCACAACTTCATCATCAGATTACTATCACCACCGGCATCAACATCAACACTCCCACCGAAAGCAGATGCATTTCTAGAAGAAATAGTTTCAGGCGCTCTCCATGGGTCCTTGATCCTAAGAAGATTCTTTTCCTCTTTGCCACCTT GTCAAGCATGGGAACAATCTTATTGATATACTTTACCCTATCAATTGCCAAGCTCGATGCAAAAGAAGATGGTCTGGATTGGCAGCACTGA